The Pedobacter ginsengisoli region GAGTTACATCTCCTAAGCGTTTTTTACGGTTTTCTTCGTAATCACTGTAGTTACCTTCAAAGAAGTAAACCTGAGAGTTTCCTTCGAAGGCCAAAATATGTGTACAGATACGGTCTAAGAACCAGCGGTCGTGACTGATTACTACTGCACAACCGCCAAAGTTTTCCAGCGCTTCTTCTAATGCACGTAAGGTATTTACGTCAATATCATTGGTGGGCTCATCGAGTAACAACACGTTTGCGCCCTTCTTTAAAGTAATAGCCAGATGTACCCGGTTACGCTCTCCTCCGGATAATACACCAACTTTCTTTTGCTGATCGCCGCCGTTAAAGTTGAATTTAGAAACATATGCACGGCCATTTACCGCTTTATTGCCCAATTGGATGTTGTCTAAACCATCAGTAATATTTTCATATACCGTTTTGGCAGGGTCAAGGTCATTGTGCATTTGATCTACATAGCCAAGCGAAACAGTTTCGCCAACGCGGAATGTTCCGGTATCAGGAGTTTCCTGTTCAGTAATTAAACGGAATAATGTGGTTTTACCTGCACCATTGGGGCCAATAATACCTACTATACCTGCGGGAGGCAATGAAAAGCTCAGGTTTTCGAATAATAGTTTATCGCCATAGGCTTTGGTTACATTGTTAGCCTCAATAACTACATTTCCTAACCTTGGACCGGCCGGAATAAACAACTCCAGTTTGTCTTCCCTTTCTCTTGAATCTTCAGATGCCAGCTTGTCATAGTTTGATAAACGTGCTTTAGATTTAGCATGACGCGCTTTTGGTGCCATACGTACCCACTCAAGCTCTCTTTCAAGAGTTTTCTGGCGTTTGCTTTCAGTTTTTTCTTCTTGTGCTAAACGTTTAGCTTTCTGATCTAACCATGAAGAATAGTTTCCTTTCCATGGAATACCTTCGCCTCTGTCTAATTCCAGGATCCATCCGGCAACATTATCAAGGAAATACCTGTCGTGGGTTACTGCAATAACAGTTCCTTTGTAATCTTTTAAGAACTGCTCTAGCCAGTCAATACTTTCAGCATCAAGGTGGTTGGTTGGCTCGTCAAGCAATAAAACATCTGGTTCCTGAAGTAGTAAACGGCACATGGCCACACGTCTTCTTTCTCCGCCGGATAATACAGAGATTTTTGTTTCAGGATCCGGACAGCGAAGCGCATCCATTGCACGTTCAAGCTTATTATCCAGTTCCCAGGCATTTACAGCATCAATTTTATCCTGCAGTTCACCTTGTTTAATCATTAGTTTATCCATTGCATCTGCATCTTCATAAACCTCAGGTAAACCAAACTGCTCATTAATTGATTCGTATTCTTTCAGGATCGCTGTAATTTCAGCTACACCCTCTTCAACAACCTCTCTAACCGTTTTATTTTCATCCAGTTCCGGCTCTTGTGCAAGGTAACCTACAGTGTATCCCGGCGAGAAAACTACTTCGCCCTGAATAGACTTGTCTATTCCTGCAATTATTTTTAAGAGTGAAGACTTTCCTGAACCGTTTAAACCAATAACGCCAATCTTAGCGCCATAAAAAAAGGATAGGTATATGTTCTTTAAAACTTGTTTCTGAGGGGGGTAAATCTTATTTACCCCGGCCATTGAAAATATTATTTTTTCATCCATGCTGGTTATTTCCTATATTTAGGTAATTATTTTAATAGGGATAATTTTATTCTTAAAAAGAAGAAAAAGTACGCGTATGCATTCTGAGCCCCATAGTCAGAGCAAAGATAAGAAAGGTAAGTCAGTAAAAAAGTGGTGTATCAGATATTCGGTTTAAAAAACAGAACCATAAGAAAAACAGATCAGTTTTAACACTAATTTTAAAGAAAATAGATTATGAAAACAGATTTAAGCATTATCCTGGTACATGGCTTTTAGGGGGCTAGACTTGTGGCAAAGAAGATCATTCATCTGGCTGCAAGCCATGCTTCGCTGGTCTCAATGCCTGCAGAAATAGGCGCTTTGATTGATGAAGCAGCTGGAGATTTGGCAAAAAAATAATGTTTTATTTAAAGTCTGCCATTTTGGTAGTTTTTTTATGCTTAGTTTCCAATTTTGACAGCCTGAATAATTGTATAAAAATCATTACATTTATACGACAAAGCAACCTTAATATGTTTAAAACAACGAAATAGACGTTTAATAACTATTGATGTACAGGGAGGAATAGATGGATGGACATAAATGGATTAGTCAAAAAATAGTAACATTTATGAAATAACGTCAGTTCCAACATCTAATAAATAGTCAATGGCGTAATTGTTGATAAAATAAAAAAATCAGGGGTGCTTTTTATTAAACAATTTTTATAGTTTAGAGCATTCCGGATTTTAGAAAGGTATATATGGAAGCTAAATTTTCTCCACAAGTAAAAGACGTGATTTCTTTTAGCAGGGAAGAAGCCCTGAGATTAGGTCACGATTACATAGGCGCTGAACATCTTTTGTTAGGCCTTATTCGCGAAGGCGATGGCATGGCTATTAAGATATTGAAATCATTAGGAGTTGATACTTCAAAACTTCGCCGCTCAATTGAGGATTCTGTAAGAGGGACCTCAAGTGTAACAGTAAATCTGGGCAATATTCCTTTAACCAAACAGGCTGAAAAGGTTTTAAAGATAACATATCTGGAAGCAAAAATCTTTAAAAGTGATTTGATAGGAACTGAACATTTGTTGTTGTCTATCCTTCGCGATGATGATAATATTGCATCTCAGATTTTATTACAGTACAACGTAAACTACGAAATCTTTAAGCAGGAGGTTGAAGTGAATAAAAACGGATTCAAAGACGAGACTCAAAATAGTGCCTCTACTGGTGGTGATGAAGATTACCGTGAGGAAGAGAGCTTTAGTAGCCCTAAAAAGGTTTCTGATATAAAATCTAAAACTCCGGTTTTAGATAATTTTGGAAGAGATTTAACAAAAGCTGCTGAGGAAGGAAGACTAGATCCGATTGTTGGTCGTGAAAAAGAAATTGAGCGTGTGTCTCAGATCTTGTCCCGTCGTAAAAAGAATAATCCAATATTAATAGGTGAACCAGGTGTTGGTAAATCAGCTATTGCTGAAGGACTTGCATTAAGGATTGTTCAACGCAAGGTTTCAAGGGTTCTTTTTAATAAACGTGTAGTTACTTTAGACCTTGCATCGTTAGTTGCAGGTACTAAATACCGCGGACAGTTTGAAGAACGTATGAAAGCGGTGATGAACGAGCTTGAAAAATCTACTGATGTAATTCTGTTTATTGATGAGATTCATACAATTGTAGGTGCAGGTGGTGCTTCGGGCTCACTGGATGCATCAAATATGTTCAAACCTGCTTTAGCAAGGGGCGAAATACAATGTATTGGTGCTACAACCCTTGATGAATACCGTCAGTACATAGAAAAAGATGGTGCATTAGATCGTCGTTTCCAAAAGGTAATGATTGAGCCTGCTACACCAGACGAGACTATCGAGATATTAAATCGTATTAAAGAAAAATATGAGGATCACCACGGTGTAACTTATACTGATGACGCGATTAATGCTTGCGTGGCGTTAACATCAAGATACATTACTGATAGGTTTTTACCAGATAAGGCTATTGATGCTTTAGATGAGGCTGGTTCAAGAGTTCACTTAACCAATATTCATGTTCCTGAGAACATCATCGAAATTGAAAACAAGATTGAAGAGATCAAACTTGAGAAAAATAAAGTTGTAAAAAGTCAGAAATATGAAGAGGCCGCTAAACTAAGAGATACTGAAAAAAATCTTTTAGAAGAGCTGGATCGCGCTAAAGCTGAATGGGAGAATGAAACAAAAACCAAACGCTATACTGTTACTGAAGATAATGTAGCTGAAGTTGTTTCTATGATGACTGGTATTCCGTTACAACGTGTTGGACAAACTGATAGCGTTAAGCTATTGAATATGTACGAAACTGTTGGTCAGAAAATTATTGGTCAGGATGATGCCATTAAAAAATTGACTAAAGCAATTCAGCGTACCAGAGCAGGATTAAAAGATCCTAAAAAACCAATTGGTTCATTCATTTTCCTTGGACCTACCGGAGTTGGTAAAACTGAATTAGCAAAAGAACTTGCCCGTTTTATGTTTGATAGTGATGATTCACTAATTCAGATTGACATGAGTGAGTATATGGAGAAATTTGCGGTATCACGTTTAGTGGGAGCGCCTCCGGGATATGTGGGTTATGAAGAAGGTGGCCAGTTAACTGAAAAAGTTAGGCGTAAACCTTATGCAGTAATTCTATTAGACGAGATTGAAAAAGCTCACCCGGATGTATTCAATATCTTATTGCAGGTACTAGATGAAGGACAGCTTACAGATAGTTTAGGTCGTAAAGTAGATTTTAGAAATACGATTGTGATCATGACCTCTAACATTGGTGCCCGTCAGTTAAAAGATTTTGGTCAAGGTGTTGGTTTCTCTACCTCAGCTAAAGTTAATCAGGTTGATGCGCATTCA contains the following coding sequences:
- the ettA gene encoding energy-dependent translational throttle protein EttA gives rise to the protein MDEKIIFSMAGVNKIYPPQKQVLKNIYLSFFYGAKIGVIGLNGSGKSSLLKIIAGIDKSIQGEVVFSPGYTVGYLAQEPELDENKTVREVVEEGVAEITAILKEYESINEQFGLPEVYEDADAMDKLMIKQGELQDKIDAVNAWELDNKLERAMDALRCPDPETKISVLSGGERRRVAMCRLLLQEPDVLLLDEPTNHLDAESIDWLEQFLKDYKGTVIAVTHDRYFLDNVAGWILELDRGEGIPWKGNYSSWLDQKAKRLAQEEKTESKRQKTLERELEWVRMAPKARHAKSKARLSNYDKLASEDSREREDKLELFIPAGPRLGNVVIEANNVTKAYGDKLLFENLSFSLPPAGIVGIIGPNGAGKTTLFRLITEQETPDTGTFRVGETVSLGYVDQMHNDLDPAKTVYENITDGLDNIQLGNKAVNGRAYVSKFNFNGGDQQKKVGVLSGGERNRVHLAITLKKGANVLLLDEPTNDIDVNTLRALEEALENFGGCAVVISHDRWFLDRICTHILAFEGNSQVYFFEGNYSDYEENRKKRLGDVTPHRIKYKKLV
- a CDS encoding ATP-dependent Clp protease ATP-binding subunit; amino-acid sequence: MEAKFSPQVKDVISFSREEALRLGHDYIGAEHLLLGLIREGDGMAIKILKSLGVDTSKLRRSIEDSVRGTSSVTVNLGNIPLTKQAEKVLKITYLEAKIFKSDLIGTEHLLLSILRDDDNIASQILLQYNVNYEIFKQEVEVNKNGFKDETQNSASTGGDEDYREEESFSSPKKVSDIKSKTPVLDNFGRDLTKAAEEGRLDPIVGREKEIERVSQILSRRKKNNPILIGEPGVGKSAIAEGLALRIVQRKVSRVLFNKRVVTLDLASLVAGTKYRGQFEERMKAVMNELEKSTDVILFIDEIHTIVGAGGASGSLDASNMFKPALARGEIQCIGATTLDEYRQYIEKDGALDRRFQKVMIEPATPDETIEILNRIKEKYEDHHGVTYTDDAINACVALTSRYITDRFLPDKAIDALDEAGSRVHLTNIHVPENIIEIENKIEEIKLEKNKVVKSQKYEEAAKLRDTEKNLLEELDRAKAEWENETKTKRYTVTEDNVAEVVSMMTGIPLQRVGQTDSVKLLNMYETVGQKIIGQDDAIKKLTKAIQRTRAGLKDPKKPIGSFIFLGPTGVGKTELAKELARFMFDSDDSLIQIDMSEYMEKFAVSRLVGAPPGYVGYEEGGQLTEKVRRKPYAVILLDEIEKAHPDVFNILLQVLDEGQLTDSLGRKVDFRNTIVIMTSNIGARQLKDFGQGVGFSTSAKVNQVDAHSRGVIESALKRAFAPEFLNRVDDVVVFNSLGREEIFKIIDIELKSLFGRVHNLGYEVKLTDKAKDFIADKGFDSAFGARPLKRAIQKYLEDPIAEEILKGEIHDGDILEIDYDKEGDVIVVENRSPGKKKKKEEGSVE